A window of the Phalacrocorax aristotelis chromosome 9, bGulAri2.1, whole genome shotgun sequence genome harbors these coding sequences:
- the ERO1A gene encoding ERO1-like protein alpha isoform X1 produces the protein MAAGSAALLRALGLAVLLVPPVVPRESPGAAERRCFCQVTGHLDDCTCDIETIDAFNNYKLFPRLNELLESDYFRYYKVNLKKPCPFWNDNSHCGIRDCAVKPCPSDEVPDGIRSGSHKYSEEANSLAEECEEAKRLGAVDGSLSKETQQAVLQWTQHDDSSDSFCEADDIYSPDAEYVDLLLNPERYTGYKGPDAWKIWNSIYEENCFKPQSVKRPLASGRGDDGGHTFYKWLKGVCVEKRAFYKLISGLHASINIHLSARYLLQDTWSEKKWGPNVTEFQQRFDEVITRGEGPRRLKNLYFLYLIELRALSKVLPFFERPGFQLYTGNKSHDSEMKNFLLEILHLAKSFPLHFDENSFFAGNKKEAAKLKEEFRLHFKNISKIMDCVGCFKCRLWGKLQTQGLGTALKILFSENLIEKIPESGPSYGFQLTRQEIVALFNAFGRISTSVRELENFRNILRNMR, from the exons ATGGCGGCGGGGAGTGCGGCGCTGCTGCGGGCGCTGGGGCTTGCCGTCTTGCTGGTACCGCCCGTCGTGCCCCGTGAGTCTCCCGGTGCGGCGGAGAGACGGTGCTTCTGCCAG GTTACTGGTCATTTGGATGACTGCACCTGTGATATAGAAACCATTGATGCCTTCAACAACTATAAGCTTTTTCCTAGACTGAATGAACTTCTGGAAAGTGACTATTTTAGATACTACAAG GTAAACCTAAAGAAACCTTGTCCTTTTTGGAATGACAACAGTCACTGTGGAATAAGAGACTGTGCTGTAAAGCCCTGCCCATCC GATGAAGTCCCGGATGGAATCAGATCTGGAAGTCACAAG TATTCGGAAGAAGCCAACAGCCTTGCTGAAGAATGTGAAGAAGCCAAGAGACTTGGAGCTGTTGATGGCTCTTTGAG CAAGGAAACCCAGCAGGCAGTGCTCCAGTGGACACAGCACGATGACTCTTCAGACAGCTTCTGCGAAGCTGATG ACATCTATTCTCCTGATGCGGAGTATGTGGATTTACTCCTGAATCCTGAACGCTATACTGGCTACAAAGGACCGGATGCCTGGAAAATTTGGAATAGTATTTACGAAGAAAACTGCTTCAA gcCTCAGAGTGTAAAAAGACCTTTGGCATCTGGTAGAG gAGATGATGGAG gGCATACGTTTTACAAGTGGCTGAAAG GTGTTTGTGTAGAGAAACGAGCTTTCTACAAACTCATTTCTGGTCTCCATGCAAGCATCAACATCCATTTGAGCGCCAGGTACCTTTTGCAAG ATACGTGGTCAGAGAAGAAATGGGGCCCCAACGTTACCGAGTTCCAGCAGAGATTCGATGAAGTCATCACCAGAGGGGAAGGTCCCAGAAGACTCAAGAACCTGTATTTCCTCTACCTGATAGAGCTACGGGCCCTCTCCAAAGTGCTGCCGTTCTTTGAGCGCCCCGGTTTCCAGCTGTACACAGGGAATAAAAGTCACGATTCGGAAATGAAAAACTTCTTGCTGGAAATTCTCCACCTGGCCAA GTCTTTCCCACTGCATTTTGATGAAAACTCATTCTTCGCAGGGAATAAAAAGGAAGCTGCTAAACTAAAG GAGGAATTTAGGCTACACTTTAAGAATATTTCTAAGATAATGGACTGCGTTGGCTGCTTCAAATGTCGCCTGTGGGGGAAGTTGCAG ACGCAGGGCTTGGGCACGGCACTGAAGATCCTCTTTTCTGAAAACCTGATAGAAAAGATACCTGAAAGCGGCCCTTCGTACGGATTCCAGTTGACAAGACAAGAAATCGTTGCCTTATTTAATGCTTTTGGAAG GATCTCAACGAGCGTTAGAGAACTGGAAAACTTCAGGAACATCTTACGAAATATGCGGTGA
- the ERO1A gene encoding ERO1-like protein alpha isoform X2, translating to MAAGSAALLRALGLAVLLVPPVVPRESPGAAERRCFCQVTGHLDDCTCDIETIDAFNNYKLFPRLNELLESDYFRYYKVNLKKPCPFWNDNSHCGIRDCAVKPCPSDEVPDGIRSGSHKYSEEANSLAEECEEAKRLGAVDGSLSKETQQAVLQWTQHDDSSDSFCEADDIYSPDAEYVDLLLNPERYTGYKGPDAWKIWNSIYEENCFKPQSVKRPLASGRGHTFYKWLKGVCVEKRAFYKLISGLHASINIHLSARYLLQDTWSEKKWGPNVTEFQQRFDEVITRGEGPRRLKNLYFLYLIELRALSKVLPFFERPGFQLYTGNKSHDSEMKNFLLEILHLAKSFPLHFDENSFFAGNKKEAAKLKEEFRLHFKNISKIMDCVGCFKCRLWGKLQTQGLGTALKILFSENLIEKIPESGPSYGFQLTRQEIVALFNAFGRISTSVRELENFRNILRNMR from the exons ATGGCGGCGGGGAGTGCGGCGCTGCTGCGGGCGCTGGGGCTTGCCGTCTTGCTGGTACCGCCCGTCGTGCCCCGTGAGTCTCCCGGTGCGGCGGAGAGACGGTGCTTCTGCCAG GTTACTGGTCATTTGGATGACTGCACCTGTGATATAGAAACCATTGATGCCTTCAACAACTATAAGCTTTTTCCTAGACTGAATGAACTTCTGGAAAGTGACTATTTTAGATACTACAAG GTAAACCTAAAGAAACCTTGTCCTTTTTGGAATGACAACAGTCACTGTGGAATAAGAGACTGTGCTGTAAAGCCCTGCCCATCC GATGAAGTCCCGGATGGAATCAGATCTGGAAGTCACAAG TATTCGGAAGAAGCCAACAGCCTTGCTGAAGAATGTGAAGAAGCCAAGAGACTTGGAGCTGTTGATGGCTCTTTGAG CAAGGAAACCCAGCAGGCAGTGCTCCAGTGGACACAGCACGATGACTCTTCAGACAGCTTCTGCGAAGCTGATG ACATCTATTCTCCTGATGCGGAGTATGTGGATTTACTCCTGAATCCTGAACGCTATACTGGCTACAAAGGACCGGATGCCTGGAAAATTTGGAATAGTATTTACGAAGAAAACTGCTTCAA gcCTCAGAGTGTAAAAAGACCTTTGGCATCTGGTAGAG gGCATACGTTTTACAAGTGGCTGAAAG GTGTTTGTGTAGAGAAACGAGCTTTCTACAAACTCATTTCTGGTCTCCATGCAAGCATCAACATCCATTTGAGCGCCAGGTACCTTTTGCAAG ATACGTGGTCAGAGAAGAAATGGGGCCCCAACGTTACCGAGTTCCAGCAGAGATTCGATGAAGTCATCACCAGAGGGGAAGGTCCCAGAAGACTCAAGAACCTGTATTTCCTCTACCTGATAGAGCTACGGGCCCTCTCCAAAGTGCTGCCGTTCTTTGAGCGCCCCGGTTTCCAGCTGTACACAGGGAATAAAAGTCACGATTCGGAAATGAAAAACTTCTTGCTGGAAATTCTCCACCTGGCCAA GTCTTTCCCACTGCATTTTGATGAAAACTCATTCTTCGCAGGGAATAAAAAGGAAGCTGCTAAACTAAAG GAGGAATTTAGGCTACACTTTAAGAATATTTCTAAGATAATGGACTGCGTTGGCTGCTTCAAATGTCGCCTGTGGGGGAAGTTGCAG ACGCAGGGCTTGGGCACGGCACTGAAGATCCTCTTTTCTGAAAACCTGATAGAAAAGATACCTGAAAGCGGCCCTTCGTACGGATTCCAGTTGACAAGACAAGAAATCGTTGCCTTATTTAATGCTTTTGGAAG GATCTCAACGAGCGTTAGAGAACTGGAAAACTTCAGGAACATCTTACGAAATATGCGGTGA